In Coriobacteriaceae bacterium, a single window of DNA contains:
- the argF gene encoding ornithine carbamoyltransferase gives MGVNLSGRSFLKLLDLTTEEIEYLLKLSKNFKDMKRAGVPHRYLEGKNIVLLFQKTSTRTRCAFEVGGMDLGMGVTYLDPGSSQMGKKESIEDTARVLGRMYDGIEFRGFAQDDVEELAAKSGVPVWNGLTTEWHPTQMLADILTVQENFNYDIKGKTLVFMGDCKNNVARSLMVVCSKLGMNFVACGPEECMPADDVIEACKPIAEANGCTIKLTTDVKDGVTGADVIYTDVWVSMGEPDEVWAERIAQLTPYRVTSEVMAMANPGAIFLHCLPSFHDTNTTIGAEKCEQFGITEQEVTDEVFESPASKVFDEAENRMHTIKAVMYATLK, from the coding sequence CCTCGACCTCACCACCGAGGAGATCGAGTACCTGCTCAAGCTCTCCAAGAACTTCAAGGACATGAAGCGCGCTGGCGTTCCGCACCGCTATCTCGAGGGCAAGAACATCGTTCTGCTCTTCCAGAAGACCTCCACTCGTACCCGCTGCGCCTTCGAGGTCGGCGGCATGGATCTGGGCATGGGTGTCACCTACCTCGATCCGGGTTCGTCGCAGATGGGCAAGAAGGAGTCCATCGAGGACACCGCCCGCGTTCTCGGCCGCATGTATGACGGCATCGAGTTCCGTGGCTTTGCCCAGGACGATGTCGAGGAGCTCGCTGCTAAGTCCGGCGTGCCCGTGTGGAACGGCCTGACCACTGAGTGGCATCCCACCCAGATGCTCGCCGACATCCTGACCGTCCAGGAGAACTTCAACTACGACATCAAGGGCAAGACCCTCGTCTTCATGGGCGACTGCAAGAACAACGTTGCTCGCTCCCTCATGGTTGTCTGCTCCAAGCTTGGCATGAACTTCGTGGCCTGCGGCCCCGAGGAGTGCATGCCCGCTGACGACGTCATCGAGGCCTGCAAGCCCATCGCCGAGGCCAACGGCTGCACCATCAAGCTGACCACCGACGTCAAGGACGGCGTCACCGGTGCCGACGTTATCTACACCGACGTGTGGGTCTCCATGGGCGAGCCTGACGAGGTCTGGGCCGAGCGCATCGCTCAGCTCACCCCGTATCGTGTCACCTCCGAGGTCATGGCTATGGCCAACCCGGGTGCCATCTTCCTGCACTGCCTGCCCAGCTTCCACGACACCAACACCACGATTGGCGCCGAGAAGTGCGAGCAGTTCGGCATCACCGAGCAGGAGGTCACCGACGAGGTCTTCGAGAGCCCCGCTTCCAAGGTCTTCGACGAGGCCGAGAACCGCATGCACACCATCAAGGCCGTCATGTACGCCACGCTCAAGTAA